From a region of the Cucumis sativus cultivar 9930 chromosome 6, Cucumber_9930_V3, whole genome shotgun sequence genome:
- the LOC101205026 gene encoding E3 ubiquitin-protein ligase RNF185, protein MANEFGESTSMPHQNPSCSTNSDTTNNNDTGDFECNICFELAQDPIITLCGHLFCWPCLYRWLHHHSQCQECPVCKALIQEEKLVPLYGRGKIPSDPRLNTYPGLDIPNRPAGQRPQTAPPPVPNNFPNYGFGFAGGFMPMASARIGNFTLATAFGGLIPSLFNIQFHGFPDATVYGTTSGYPYAFNTFHGGHGHHFPQPSTRGQHADNVLKNLLLLVGVFVILALLWW, encoded by the coding sequence ATGGCGAATGAGTTTGGTGAATCAACGAGTATGCCACATCAAAACCCATCTTGCTCTACTAATAGTGATActactaataataatgataCTGGTGATTTTGAATGCAATATTTGCTTTGAGTTAGCTCAAGACCCGATTATTACTCTTTGTGGTCATCTCTTTTGCTGGCCTTGTTTATATAGATGGCTGCATCATCACTCACAATGTCAAGAATGTCCTGTTTGTAAGGCTCTTATTCAAGAGGAAAAGTTGGTTCCTCTTTATGGTAGGGGTAAAATACCATCTGATCCAAGATTAAATACATATCCTGGTCTTGATATTCCAAATCGTCCTGCTGGTCAAAGGCCTCAAACGGCACCACCTCCGGTTCCTAACAATTTTCCGAACTATGGATTTGGATTCGCTGGTGGCTTTATGCCAATGGCATCGGCAAGAATTGGCAATTTCACTTTAGCTACTGCTTTTGGTGGTCTGATCCCATCTTTATTCAATATCCAGTTTCATGGATTTCCTGATGCTACTGTTTATGGAACTACTTCTGGTTACCCTTATGCATTCAACACCTTTCATGGAGGTCATGGTCACCATTTTCCGCAACCGTCCACTCGAGGTCAGCATGCTGATAACGTACTGAAAAACCTTCTTTTACTTGTTGGTGTATTTGTAATTCTTGCCTTGCTCTGGTGGTAG
- the LOC101203730 gene encoding tRNA-specific adenosine deaminase TAD3 has product MSKIIYIPDKLPTPPDQQPTVNVFAAVVEPKIINNLVRQLNQIVPLENLRHVKRVQKKHLEDGKIQIALILCLASENNCDLDVLPPCVQELVASHKLSAFITKVCKEAATTKEEWEEQCKLWPTSYHPPAYNIDGITGFNEVDTQSIFGFMRLAIELAQSSSKSVVNAAVIVDPSVRQVIASACDHHISFENASTSNINGETSFEKCPKSLGSHFDSYESIIHGTFPSSSSLAKLKQSCADVSCLYPLRWFDQPLPHSSNSCCWHPLRHAAIAAIESSAARDCRLFPTLETVGDKSVEMEHMDLLRKLAKRQKIDLDNANNNENKVGTDGEGTYSKLGRPYLCTGYDIYLVWEPCIMCAMALVHQRVRRVFYAFSNPSHGALGSAHRLQGEKSLNHHYAVFRVLLHEDVL; this is encoded by the exons ATGagcaaaattatttatatccCAGATAAGCTGCCAACTCCACCAGATCAACAACCCACTG TTAATGTCTTTGCTGCTGTGGTTGAACCCAAGATAATCAATAATCTTGTGAG gcaattaaatcaaatagtGCCATTGGAAAATCTTCGCCATGTGAAGAGAGTTCAGAAGAAGCACCTTGAAGATG GAAAGATTCAAATAGCATTGATCCTATGTCTTGCAAGTGAAAACAATTGCGATTTGGATGTTTTGCCTCCTTGTGTACAAGAGCTCGTGGCGTCACACAAGTTGAGTGCCTTTATCACAAAG GTTTGTAAGGAAGCAGcaacaacaaaagaagaatggGAAGAGCAATGCAAGCTTTGGCCAACATCATATCATCCACCCGCATA CAATATTGATGGTATCACCGGCTTTAATGAAGTGGATACACAGTCAATTTTTGGCTTCATGCGATTAGCAATAGAATTAGCACAGTCGTCTAGTAAATCG GTAGTAAATGCTGCGGTGATTGTTGATCCGTCGGTTAGACAAGTAATTGCAAGTGCCTGTGATCATCATATTTCCTTCGAGAATGCTTCCACAAGCAATATCAACGGAGAAACAAGCTTTGAAAAATGCCCAAAATCTCTTGGTTCTCATTTTGATTCCTATGAATCCATTATCCATGGAACTTTTCCCTCAAGTTCCTCGTTGGCAAAACTGAAACAATCATGTGCAGATGTTTCCTGTTTGTATCCCTTACGATGGTTTGACCAACCATTACCACATTCCTCAAATTCTTGTTGTTGGCACCCTCTAAGGCATGCTGCTATTGCAGCTATTGAATCTTCTGCTGCCCGAGATTGTCGTCTGTTCCCAACTCTTGAAACTGTGGGTGATAAGTCAGTTGAAATGGAGCATATGGACCTTCTGAGGAAACTAGCAAAAAGACAGAAGATTGACCTTGACAAT GCGAACAACAATGAGAATAAAGTAGGTACTGACGGTGAAGGCACATATTCTAAATTAGGCAGACCTTATCTGTGCACTGGTTATGACATTTATCTTGTGTGGGAGCCATGTATTAT GTGTGCAATGGCACTGGTTCATCAACGAGTTAGGCGTGTGTTTTATGCGTTCTCAAATCCTAGTCATGGAGCATTGGGCAGTGCTCACAGACTACAGGGTGAAAAAAGTTTAAACCACCACTATGCTGTTTTTAGAGTTTTGCTTCATGAAGATGTACTTTAA
- the LOC101205262 gene encoding elongation of fatty acids protein 3-like produces the protein MSSGIIPINDFTYWLSEHPSIVGFRWSHTHSWGSTWSFLFSSIAFYLAISTALHLFLTLLLRPGRSVPLGPIPAIHSLSMALISTLISAGILLSSLAEIRDTRWFWRRSKTPFQWLLCFPLGTRPSGRVFFWSYIYYLSRFFHMFRTIFTILLRRRLSFFQLFNHSISTFMSFMWLEFSQSFQVLAILSTSVVYAVVYGYRFWTAIGLRRACFPFVVNCQFVLLGCNLACHVGVLLLHFMKGGCNGIGAWSFNSVLNGAILLLFLNFYLKIHLGDTEDSVKIIKHHHHQPPCSGNLKNQSLGKRMSESQNIKEKFH, from the coding sequence ATGTCTTCCGGAATCATTCCCATCAACGACTTCACCTACTGGCTATCGGAGCACCCCTCCATCGTCGGATTCCGTTGGAGTCATACCCATTCATGGGGTTCCACTTGGTCCTTCCTCTTCTCTTCCATAGCCTTTTACCTCGCCATCTCCACCGCCCTCCATCTCTTCCTCACCCTTCTCCTCCGCCCCGGTCGCTCTGTCCCTCTCGGTCCCATTCCAGCCATCCATTCCCTCTCCATGGCCCTAATCTCTACTCTCATCTCCGCCGGTATCCTCCTCTCTTCCCTCGCCGAGATCCGCGACACCCGCTGGTTCTGGCGTCGCTCCAAAACCCCCTTCCAATGGCTTCTCTGTTTCCCCTTAGGAACTCGTCCTTCAGGGCGCGTCTTCTTCTGGTCTTACATTTATTACTTATCTCGATTCTTCCATATGTTCCGTACCATTTTCACCATTCTTCTTCGGCGCAGACTCTCCTTCTTCCAGCTTTTTAACCACTCGATCTCCACATTTATGTCCTTCATGTGGCTTGAATTTTCTCAATCCTTTCAGGTTCTGGCGATTCTGTCGACATCCGTGGTGTACGCGGTGGTTTACGGTTACAGATTCTGGACGGCGATTGGATTACGAAGGGCTTGTTTCCCTTTTGTTGTGAATTGTCAATTCGTTCTGTTGGGTTGTAATTTAGCTTGCCATGTGGGGGTTTTGTTGCTTCATTTCATGAAAGGTGGATGCAATGGAATTGGGGCTTGGAGTTTCAATTCTGTACTCAATGGAGCCATTTTACTGCTTTTCTTGAACTTCTACCTCAAAATCCATCTTGGGGATACAGAGGATTCTGTGAAGATCATCAAACACCACCATCATCAACCGCCCTGTTCTGGAAATTTAAAGAATCAGTCTCTTGGAAAAAGAATGTCTGAATCTCAGAATATCAAAGAGAAGTTCCATTAA
- the LOC101205500 gene encoding calcium uniporter protein 3, mitochondrial, translating to MASNKALPRRLFNAANRLLFPNSPNPRPHVSNNLPLDPGDHAIFRRFLHRRPSFPPPSTFTRSSSLPPLPVGFGNVMEQLLSRDRILLDGLKPPTSVPSELEGLTVEETRKLVKLTEVVRLKRKLKEIPRSWITYREFVRICGEDCSDGNEDYGVELAKRLDHSGAVIVLGNFVFLDPEQMAKSIASLIPSLVNQNEGSKGNEELEEMEKQKTMIDMEADQQVRRELRWGLGFLVAQTAALMRLTFWELTWDVMEPICYFITSSYFMGGYAFFLTTSKEPSFEGIYQSRFMAKQKHLMKLHNFDIHKYNRLRGLHCSNPFTSTNHHFL from the exons ATGGCGTCCAACAAAGCCCTACCTCGCCGTCTCTTCAACGCCGCCAATCGCTTACTCTTCCCAAATTCCCCCAATCCCCGCCCCCATGTATCCAATAACCTCCCTCTTGATCCCGGAGACCATGCAATTTTCCGTCGTTTCCTTCATCGGAGGCCCAGTTTTCCCCCTCCCTCCACATTCACCCGATCATCATCGCTTCCCCCACTGCCCGTCGGATTTGGGAATGTGATGGAACAGCTACTTTCCCGCGATAGGATTCTTTTAGATGGACTGAAGCCTCCGACGTCGGTTCCTTCGGAATTGGAGGGACTTACGGTGGAGGAGACGAGGAAGTTAGTGAAATTGACGGAGGTGGTGAGATTGAAGAGGAAATTGAAGGAGATTCCTAGGAGTTGGATTACGTATCGGGAATTTGTTCGGATTTGTGGAGAAGATTGTTCGGATGGTAATGAAGATTATGGCGTTGAGTTGGCTAAGAGGCTTGATCATTCCGGTGCCGTCATCGTTTTGGGCAACTTTGTGTTTCTCGATCCCGAGCAG atGGCGAAATCAATTGCTAGCTTGATTCCCAGTCTAGTAAACCAAAACGAAGGCTCAAAAGGCAACGAGGAGCTTGAAGAAATGGAGAAGCAGAAGACGATGATCGACATGGAGGCCGACCAACAAGTCCGTCGTGAGCTTCGGTGGGGGCTTGGGTTTCTGGTAGCTCAAACCGCTGCCCTTATGAGGCTAACATTTTGGGAGCTAACTTGGGACGTAATGGAGCCAATTTGCTACTTCATAACGTCATCATATTTCATGGGTGGTTATGCCTTCTTTCTAACCACTTCCAAAGAGCCTTCTTTTGAAGGGATTTACCAAAGCCGCTTCATGGCTAAGCAAAAGCACCTCATGAAGCTCCACAATTTTGACATCCATAAATACAATCGCCTCCGAGGACTTCATTGTTCCAACCCTTTCACTTCTACAaaccatcattttttataa